A stretch of the Haloarcula ordinaria genome encodes the following:
- the hisI gene encoding phosphoribosyl-AMP cyclohydrolase, translating to MTDVDLAFDEQEYIPAVAQDADSGEVLMLAYVTEEALERTRETGYAHYYSRSRDELWKKGGTSGHTQEIAEVRVDCDGDALLYLVDQSGGACHTGYESCFYRTVDGATVGERVFDPDDVY from the coding sequence ATGACCGACGTGGACCTCGCGTTCGACGAGCAGGAGTACATCCCCGCCGTCGCCCAGGACGCCGACTCCGGCGAGGTGCTGATGCTCGCCTACGTCACCGAGGAGGCGCTCGAACGGACCCGTGAGACCGGCTACGCGCACTACTACTCGCGGAGCCGCGACGAACTCTGGAAGAAGGGCGGCACGAGCGGTCACACCCAGGAGATAGCGGAGGTCCGCGTCGACTGCGACGGCGACGCCCTGCTCTATCTCGTCGACCAGTCCGGCGGCGCCTGTCACACCGGCTACGAGTCGTGTTTCTACCGGACCGTCGACGGTGCGACCGTCGGCGAACGGGTGTTCGACCCCGACGACGTCTACTGA
- a CDS encoding DUF7118 family protein, giving the protein MSEPDAVRDLAAAAREYETASERVDDVGQERLEACRDAYRRFRDLLDRYEDTATGSGNFQAFTEFQGAVATLTTDLDDDVPKRETFEAVDDDLQQRRLTDSDFERARRDLEPVGDLVSRLDDLEAAREAYIAARRDARRRLDDVESRIADLERLVRLGDADLDAPVEELQGPIETYNEAVGEAFRTFRSEQSAREVLERIQRADAYPLVSFQSPPDELLEYVRTHEAGEAPIPKLLEYADYSASKLDHYVADTAALKRAVATRQTYLERLDAGPVTVEWPPPPADHLAWTTRAYQSVVVGFADESVVARLRAVRALTRRDDYATLRDSALARDQLSETERERVASGAVERDLAAAREERDAIERALEEYGGL; this is encoded by the coding sequence ATGAGTGAGCCCGACGCCGTCCGCGACCTGGCGGCCGCCGCACGCGAGTACGAGACGGCCAGCGAACGCGTCGACGACGTCGGCCAGGAGCGCCTGGAGGCCTGTCGTGACGCCTATCGGCGGTTCCGAGACCTGCTCGACCGCTACGAGGACACCGCGACGGGGAGCGGGAACTTCCAGGCGTTCACGGAGTTCCAGGGCGCCGTCGCCACGCTGACGACCGACCTGGACGACGACGTCCCGAAGCGCGAGACGTTCGAGGCCGTCGACGACGACCTCCAGCAGCGCCGGCTCACGGACTCCGACTTCGAGCGCGCGCGACGTGACCTCGAACCGGTCGGCGACCTCGTCTCGCGACTCGACGACCTTGAGGCGGCCCGCGAGGCCTACATCGCGGCGCGGCGGGACGCGCGGCGGCGGCTGGACGACGTCGAGTCGCGAATCGCGGACCTCGAACGACTCGTGCGACTAGGCGACGCCGACCTGGACGCCCCGGTCGAGGAGCTGCAGGGGCCCATCGAGACGTACAACGAGGCCGTCGGTGAGGCGTTCCGGACGTTCCGCAGCGAGCAGTCGGCCCGCGAGGTCCTGGAGCGGATTCAGCGTGCCGACGCCTACCCGCTGGTCTCGTTCCAGTCGCCGCCCGACGAGCTGCTCGAGTACGTCCGGACCCACGAGGCCGGCGAGGCACCCATCCCGAAACTGCTCGAGTACGCCGACTACTCGGCGTCGAAACTCGACCACTACGTCGCGGACACGGCCGCGCTCAAGCGAGCGGTGGCGACCCGCCAGACGTACCTCGAACGGCTCGACGCCGGGCCGGTGACTGTCGAGTGGCCGCCGCCACCGGCCGACCACCTCGCCTGGACCACCCGGGCCTACCAGTCGGTCGTCGTCGGCTTCGCCGACGAATCGGTCGTCGCCCGCCTCCGTGCGGTCCGTGCACTCACCCGCCGGGACGACTACGCGACTCTCCGGGACAGCGCGCTCGCCCGCGACCAGCTCTCAGAGACCGAGCGCGAGCGCGTCGCCAGCGGGGCCGTCGAGCGCGACCTGGCGGCCGCTCGCGAGGAGCGCGACGCTATCGAGCGGGCGCTGGAGGAGTACGGCGGGCTGTGA
- the pyrE gene encoding orotate phosphoribosyltransferase, with product MANDELIEALRDADAVKFGEFELSHGGTSNYYVDKYVFETDPRCLELIAEAFADRVGETKLAGVALGAVPLVAVTSVETGLPYVIARKQAKEYGTGNRIEGELHEGEAVVIIEDIATTGQSAVDAAEALREAGAVVDRVLVVVDRQEGAQANLAAHDLELESLVTAADLLADAPADVDVDA from the coding sequence ATGGCAAACGACGAACTCATCGAGGCGCTCCGGGACGCAGACGCCGTGAAGTTCGGCGAGTTCGAGCTCTCCCACGGCGGCACCTCGAACTACTACGTCGACAAGTACGTCTTCGAGACGGACCCACGGTGCCTGGAACTCATCGCCGAGGCGTTCGCCGACCGGGTCGGGGAGACGAAACTCGCGGGCGTCGCGCTCGGGGCCGTCCCGCTCGTCGCCGTCACCAGCGTCGAGACCGGGCTGCCATACGTCATCGCGCGCAAGCAGGCCAAGGAGTACGGCACCGGTAACCGGATCGAGGGTGAACTGCACGAGGGCGAGGCGGTCGTGATCATCGAGGACATCGCCACCACCGGGCAGAGCGCCGTCGACGCCGCCGAGGCGCTCCGGGAGGCCGGCGCCGTCGTCGACCGCGTCCTCGTCGTCGTCGACCGCCAGGAGGGCGCCCAGGCGAACCTCGCGGCGCACGACCTCGAACTCGAATCCCTGGTGACCGCCGCCGACCTGCTCGCCGACGCCCCGGCGGACGTCGACGTCGACGCGTAA
- the glmM gene encoding phosphoglucosamine mutase, with protein MHVFGSSGVRGVAGETMTPGFVLQIAQATGSVWADDYDRVAVGRDTRTTGRTLANAAVSGLTSLGLDVDRVGVVPTPGLQAYCSRNEVPGLMVTASHNPPAYNGVKVVGADGVGLTRDALNRIETALDDAVAHVGWAETGTDRTVESARRTYREAVVAAVDAERIAAADLTVVVDPGHGAGSLVSPDLFRELGCTVHTVHAQPDGHFPGRNPEPVPENLADLRAYVESTGADLGIAHDGDADRAMFVDETGTHVPGESSLAALAAAELEPGDTVVSAVNASQRLVDAAEAADADLSLSPIGSTNIVSRIRALEEAGETVPVAGEGNGGLFFPRYRIARDGAYTAARFCELVAVTPASELVEPYSDYHTVRRGLEYDDEAEREAMLDRVEAYATDADADIDTTDGWRLDYGDAWVLARPSGTEPIVRVYAEARDVDRAASLADELVDVARS; from the coding sequence ATGCACGTCTTCGGTTCGAGCGGCGTTCGGGGGGTCGCTGGGGAGACCATGACGCCCGGGTTCGTCCTGCAGATCGCACAGGCGACCGGCAGCGTCTGGGCCGACGACTACGACCGGGTCGCCGTCGGTCGGGACACGCGGACGACGGGGCGGACCTTGGCCAACGCCGCCGTCAGCGGGCTGACCAGCCTCGGGCTCGACGTCGACCGGGTCGGCGTCGTCCCGACGCCCGGCCTGCAGGCCTACTGCAGTCGAAACGAGGTCCCGGGACTGATGGTGACCGCGAGTCACAACCCGCCGGCCTACAACGGCGTCAAGGTCGTCGGCGCCGACGGCGTCGGCCTCACGCGCGACGCGCTGAACCGCATCGAGACGGCGCTCGACGACGCGGTGGCCCACGTCGGCTGGGCCGAGACCGGGACGGACCGGACCGTCGAATCGGCCCGGCGGACCTACCGCGAGGCGGTCGTCGCGGCCGTCGATGCCGAGCGCATCGCCGCCGCCGACCTCACCGTCGTCGTCGACCCCGGCCACGGCGCGGGGTCGCTGGTCAGTCCAGACCTCTTTCGCGAACTGGGCTGTACGGTCCACACCGTCCACGCCCAGCCGGATGGCCACTTCCCGGGGCGGAACCCCGAACCGGTCCCGGAGAACCTGGCGGACCTGCGGGCGTACGTCGAGTCGACGGGCGCGGACCTCGGCATCGCCCACGACGGGGACGCCGACCGCGCGATGTTCGTCGACGAGACCGGGACTCACGTCCCCGGGGAGAGCTCGCTCGCGGCGCTCGCGGCGGCCGAGCTCGAACCGGGCGACACCGTGGTGTCCGCGGTCAACGCCTCACAGCGCCTCGTCGACGCCGCGGAGGCCGCCGACGCCGACCTCTCGCTGTCGCCCATCGGGTCGACCAACATCGTCAGTCGCATCCGGGCGCTCGAGGAGGCCGGCGAGACGGTCCCCGTCGCCGGCGAGGGGAACGGCGGGCTGTTCTTCCCGCGGTATCGCATCGCACGGGACGGCGCGTACACCGCCGCCCGGTTCTGCGAGCTGGTCGCCGTGACGCCCGCGAGCGAACTGGTCGAACCGTACAGCGACTACCACACCGTCAGACGCGGCCTCGAGTACGACGACGAGGCCGAGCGCGAGGCGATGCTCGACCGCGTCGAGGCCTACGCCACCGACGCCGACGCCGACATCGATACGACCGACGGGTGGCGACTGGACTACGGCGACGCCTGGGTGCTGGCCCGCCCCTCGGGGACCGAACCCATCGTCCGGGTGTACGCCGAGGCCCGGGACGTCGACCGGGCCGCGTCGCTGGCGGACGAGCTCGTCGACGTGGCTCGGTCGTAA
- a CDS encoding inorganic phosphate transporter → MVDVVFWVLVALATVTGLVTAWALGANSNSPPFAPAIGANAISTMRAAFLIGILAAAGALTQGGSISETVGAGLIGDATITSLAATAGLLTATLFMAFGVYTGYPVPAAFATTGAMVGVGLSLGGTPVYETYQRIGLFWVLVPPVSGGLAYLTATLLRRDDIPETVGVPLLAAVVGGIVANVQLSVIPSPPGATQNSLAGAATMVLPAPSVGGVEPVVVAATLLLAAASFVFIRRRTQDSVDRGIKTFLVVLGSVVAFSSGGSQVGLATGPLENLYRAELGAPALVLLGIGAAGILGGAWMGAPRLLQATSREYAQLGVRRSIAALVPGFIIAQLAIALGIPISFNNIIISGVIGGGLAGGSAGVSRRKIGVTLGFWVITLVTSVAVGFGLYRVFSTVLGIS, encoded by the coding sequence GTGGTCGACGTCGTCTTCTGGGTGCTCGTGGCCCTCGCGACAGTCACCGGACTGGTGACGGCGTGGGCGCTGGGTGCCAACAGCAACTCGCCGCCGTTCGCCCCCGCTATCGGTGCGAACGCCATCTCGACGATGCGGGCCGCCTTCCTCATCGGTATCCTCGCGGCCGCCGGCGCGCTCACGCAGGGCGGCAGCATCTCCGAGACGGTGGGTGCGGGGCTCATCGGCGACGCCACGATTACGTCGCTCGCGGCGACCGCCGGTCTGTTGACGGCGACGCTGTTCATGGCCTTCGGCGTCTACACCGGCTATCCCGTACCGGCGGCGTTCGCGACGACCGGCGCGATGGTCGGCGTCGGCCTCTCGCTGGGCGGCACGCCGGTCTACGAGACGTACCAGCGCATCGGGCTGTTCTGGGTGCTGGTGCCCCCCGTCTCTGGTGGACTGGCCTACCTCACTGCGACGCTCCTGCGCCGCGACGACATCCCGGAGACCGTCGGCGTCCCCCTGTTGGCGGCCGTCGTCGGCGGTATCGTCGCGAACGTCCAGCTGAGCGTCATCCCCTCGCCACCGGGGGCCACGCAGAACTCGCTGGCCGGCGCTGCGACGATGGTGCTGCCCGCCCCCTCCGTCGGGGGCGTCGAACCCGTCGTCGTCGCCGCGACGCTCCTGCTCGCGGCCGCCAGCTTCGTGTTCATCCGCCGGCGGACCCAGGACTCGGTCGACCGCGGCATCAAGACGTTCCTGGTCGTGCTTGGCAGCGTCGTCGCCTTCTCCAGCGGCGGGAGCCAGGTCGGCCTGGCGACCGGTCCCCTCGAGAACCTCTACCGGGCCGAACTGGGCGCGCCGGCGCTCGTGCTGCTGGGAATCGGTGCCGCCGGCATCCTCGGCGGTGCGTGGATGGGCGCGCCGCGCCTCCTCCAGGCCACTTCCCGGGAGTACGCACAGCTCGGCGTCCGGCGCTCCATCGCCGCACTCGTGCCCGGCTTCATCATCGCGCAGCTGGCCATCGCGCTGGGCATCCCTATCTCGTTCAACAACATCATCATCTCCGGCGTCATCGGCGGCGGCCTCGCCGGCGGGTCGGCGGGCGTCTCGCGGCGGAAGATAGGCGTGACGCTGGGCTTTTGGGTCATCACACTGGTCACGAGCGTCGCCGTCGGATTCGGCCTCTACCGCGTGTTCTCGACGGTCCTGGGCATATCTTGA
- a CDS encoding universal stress protein → MAPSHVLVPLDGSPLADEALVHALETFDCRVTVLNVVTPLDGGMSEGGVLGADESREESARARADRLVERAERQAADADRSVETAVETGDPAETILEFVDANDVDQVVMGGHGGERHEIARRLLGTVATSVVSEAPVTVTVVR, encoded by the coding sequence ATGGCCCCATCGCACGTCCTCGTCCCGCTGGACGGGTCGCCGCTGGCCGACGAGGCGCTCGTCCACGCACTCGAGACGTTCGACTGTCGCGTGACGGTACTGAACGTGGTCACGCCGCTGGACGGGGGGATGAGCGAGGGCGGCGTCCTCGGTGCCGACGAGAGTCGCGAAGAGAGCGCACGCGCCCGGGCGGACAGACTCGTCGAGCGCGCCGAACGACAGGCGGCCGACGCCGACCGGAGCGTCGAGACGGCCGTCGAGACCGGCGACCCCGCCGAGACCATCCTCGAGTTCGTCGACGCAAACGACGTCGACCAGGTCGTGATGGGCGGCCACGGCGGGGAGCGCCACGAGATAGCGCGGCGACTCCTCGGGACCGTCGCGACCAGCGTCGTCAGCGAGGCGCCGGTGACGGTGACGGTGGTCCGCTGA